Genomic segment of Citrus sinensis cultivar Valencia sweet orange chromosome 7, DVS_A1.0, whole genome shotgun sequence:
CAAGTTTTGTTCCAGATAAGAAAGGCAGAAAAGCTTGATCAATTCTAGCAGAACTACACTAATACAGCCTGATAACAAGTTTATGTTCCAGTACACGAAACctacaaaataaaagtgatTCCCAGTTGGGAACTGAGGAGAGTTGTCGCAATGGCACATGGgaatattattcttattctttctaGCCTCCAAAATTGAACATGAAAGATCTGAAAATGGGATAAAACCTTTCCCACCTGAATATCTTGGTAATGCCAAGTAGCAAGGTATGTCTCAGCCAAGAAAACTGTATCGCATGAACGGTAGATCATTGCATGAGGTAAATCAAGCGCATCTGTCCATAGATTTATGCATCAAaaggaattttaaaaaggaaCTACTTATGAAGGGAAACCAAATAGGATATAGTGCAATGTAGGAGTTATCGAACTCCATcgaaataaaaatagttcCCAAGAGAGTACAAAACTCCAAATGTTCAATCTAAGCATTGATTCTGGATCCTCTAAGCCCATCATTAATGGGAAAGGGAGGAGTAATTCAATGCTAACCATTAAAACTTTTTCACACGCAAGCAATAGGTTCCGCAAATTCAGCCCGAATATCATAATAAAACAATCAAGGAAAATGTCATCATATACAGCAAGCTAGATGCTAAGCATACcccaaaagcaaaaaaaaaaaaaaaaaattctaaagctCCAATTTCATGTATGAATCcatcaacataaattacaTCTAGATGAACTACTGCAAGTAACTTGATCTATAAACTTCAATAAAGAACACAGCCATAAAGAAAaccaatataataattaaaaaaaatcaaaagccCATTTGAAAGAACACAAaaaccctttaaaaaaaataacgaaTTAAGAGCCGCGGCCACAATAATAAGAGCAACAATCTTTTTTACTGACCTTCCAAAACCTCCTTCATCTCCAACCCATAACATAACACATCaaccaaaaagaaatgaatggataaataaaaattcacatATTTGGCCTATGTAAGTGTGTTTGacaaaatatggattgaaggCTGATGATCGGGCTCGGATTGGTTTAGTAgccgagaaaaaaaaatcagaaaaatttagataaaagagaaaagagaagaagcaAGGAGCTTCTAAAGTCTTACCCTGTCTAAACAGTTGACACGGCTTTGCTGTAAAGTGGGACCAGATTGTAGAACAACTTTTAGAAGTCAAGATGATAACAAAACTCACCGTTTCAAGGCAGGATAAGgactaaattttcaattcataaTAATCCGATTCTGGTCACTACTCTTCGGTAGGGTTTTAGTCTAATGCCACCTATGCATAGGGGTGGTAAAAATACCCGCATGATCCAGACCCGGACCGCATCCGGATATGAAATTGGATCGGTCTTGGAAATCACTTGATAAATTAagaacttaaattttattaaaaaaatattataaaatatatattatttaaatattttatatttatttgactcatttattgcacatatataaaattttaaacacttaaagttcatattttcatgtcaaaatttattaaaataaatttaaaacttataaaattaccaaaaaataaaaaaatgtacacatataatattaaaaaatataaaattcagatACCCGAATTAAACCCTGGCACAACCCGGGCTGGGCATCTATGCATCCAGGTCAAGTCCGGTCATTGCGATACCCGGACCCGACCCGAGGTTTTACCAACCCTACCTATGCATGGCTGGTCTTAGATTCAGAAAATAAAACGGTGTCTAAATttgaatcacaattttaagttaataatttaagaattttttttcgaaatattttctctttttgaagCATCTCTAAAACTCTGTGGTTGTATAAGAAAATCTTTTCATATTTCAACTGACGCTTAGATTACATCGAGGAGGATATCATATCCCATAAATTATACTATTAGGGGCTTGACAGATTTAATCAGTCTCGCGGAACTAAGTTATGGAGTGAAACTCTTAAAATATCGGAGTCAAAGccattcttaataaattttgctcAAACTTTTTAATAGGTGATTGTTATATACTGTATATTGCTATTTTgttctcttatttattttgtccttTCAGGGCTTTGGGTTACCAAGCCTTCGTCAATGCCTTAAATTGCTAAGGGGATTGATTTGTCATTTCTAGTGGAAGCTGGGTCAATTTGACAAGAAATAATTCCTCTGGTATGAATGAACCTACTTCTTTGTCCAAGCATTCATCTTATTGTATGTAAATAACAAATAGagccatttttcttttcctgttGTATTTGCTGAAAATACAAATGATAGAGGAATAAAGTAAAGaataaagttaattatatggtaaagaatatataattaattaaaaaagattttaaattgaatcaagattctcttttcattttgacttttctttgtagtaattcttttctttctttttttttttaagtgatgatcttaaaaaaaaaggtttaagGGGTACAGTTTTTTTGATTTATAACTAGGGGTATATGAGGAATTACAGATGATTATCCTAACTAGATTTATCCAGTTTCGCGGGAATCGAAACGGTTGGTTGATAGAATACCTTTGCACAATCAATCAATGGCGGGTACAGCTTTTCCTTCAACACTCGTCATCCAAACTTCACACATTTCCTTCACTTCTcagaaaaaatcatttgaattagCAAACCCatcatctttaattttcaatttcgaAAAAAAGGTTCTTTTTCGCTGCTCGGCTAAGAAAAAGATCAGCTTTGTTGATCAAATTCTAGATTACATTGAAGGTAAATAAGCACTATAAGATATGCTTCCATGGCATCATTTAAGTTTCttgccctttttttaattgaattttttttgggtatttttGGTGTTGTGTATTGGTCaattttgttgttgattttGAAGGTGGTCCCAAGCTAAGGAAATGGTACGGGGCACCTGACCTTTTGCCAAAAGATGGGTccaatgaagaagatgaagagaaagaagatgaATTTCCGGGTAATCTGAAATGGAAACttgttgattttatatttatctatGTGTATTATCTCGACGATGTCTTGAAACAATTGCCCGGTTTTgatttccttttaaaaaaaataaaaacacagaAGAAGCTAGGGATGCGGTTTTGGTAACAGATGGAGATAGTGACATTGGTCAGGTTTGTGTTATGTGCCATTGATTCTATGTTAGCGAAAATCTACTAAACAACTGAAAACCTGTACTATCTAAAAGGACTATATAGCATATCTTGCTACTACTTCCATTTGTATATGTAATGTGAGGTGAGATAGCTTGCTGTATGATTGATTCTTGGTgaatttatcatatttaaatagtaaTGATATTGACGATCGTATCTCAATGATATGCAGATGGTGATATTATCATTGATCGTAAAACGAACTCGAATAAAGGCATTGGTGAAGGATAAGCGAAATGCCATGGAATCGTTTGGAACTTATGTTGAGGTGGGTGGAAGGATTACTTACAATGCAGAGTCGCTTTTCCTTTGTATCATATATGTGTATCTTCTTCGTAATCCTTTTCTGCATTGAAATGGCTGATCATGGTTGCTGTGTTCTTCACAAAGTCGATGGCTGGAGATGCAAGTAATAAGAAATTCTTAAAGACAGCTCTAAGAGGTGTTCGTTCAATCATATGCCCAAGCGTAAGTGTTTCTGTGGCATCTATACAGAGTTTTCCACTCTGCCTAAGGTGATGATTGTGGGTTAGCACCGAAAAGGATTTGTTGttcaactttttattttatgtatggcaaatcatttttcaaatatctCCCGCATGTAATTACAAAGCTTATTTTAGTATCTACATGTCAGTTTTAATCACTCAATAGCTTATTGCATGAAACACATGTTTTTCATTTGcaaagcacacaaacaaagaCTTTTAACAATGTATACAAACTTCTACTAAAATCCTTTCTTACGCTTCTGTCACAGGAAGGCTTCATATCTAATGCTGGGAGCTTGAAAGGAGTACAACATGTAATTCTCTTATCTCAGGTAACCCTGTTCCTCTCTCACTCCTCATGtttatgaatatatatacacattgATACCTCATACATATGTGACTGCAAATACAAAGCGgtttcaaactatataaagtgacattattgttgtttaatAAGGGTGCAGTTGTCTGTTTATAGAGGCAGCGGTGGCATTCAAGCTCTAATGAAAGGAAATGCCAGAAAATTGGCTGAGCAAGATGAGTCCATGCTTATGGCTTCGGGTGTTCCTTACACCATCATTAGAACTGGTGTGTTACAGAATACTCCAGGTGGAAAACAAGGTTTCCAATTTGAAGAGGTATTAAATTTTGCATGCCAACTTAAATTCCTTCGTGAATATGAGTGATAATAATAACAGAAAcaccttattttttttgaattttacaaGAAATGAAACTCAGAAGTAtctatctttcttatttatgTATAAACCCTTTTCAAAACCAGGGTTGTGCAGCAAATGGAAGTCTTAGCAAGGAGGATGCTGCTTTCATTTGTGTGGAAGCACTTGAGTCAATCCCACAGATAGGGTTGATATTTGAGGTTTGTGAAATTTCTAACCTATGTGAACAACTCAAGTAAACGGGGTCTTTTTCACTGCTGTTATTTCCTTGGAAAATGGTTGTTACCGCAAAATAAACCCTGCCTGAATCCCACCCTAGTGTAATTTATtctactttattttttctcctttttaaaaataattttctttttggcctTTCTGGGTTTAATCAGGGTTTATTTTTGGGTATCTATTACTGCAATACTGCTTTTCTTTTAtccttttcccttttcttttcgTTCTACTCGTAAATGGCTGTTCATTAAATGGTCCTTAATTTGAAATAGGTGGTCAATGGAGAGGAGAAAGTTTCAGATTGGAAAAAGTGTTTCTCTAGATTGATGGAGAAAACGGGAAAGTAGCTTCCACAATTGTGGCTAAGGAAGAAGATTATCcctgtttgtttgtttgacaTAAAAATGGCAATGACTTCTCATTTCCAAGTAATTGAATGGAAAATTCTACCAATTTGATGGCCATAATAAGTTGTAGAGTCTTTTTCTTGGAGCAGTCTCTCCGCTTGCCaaaatcaaaaagaaaatcagaCTCTGATGTGATATAAAACCATTGATAAAATCTTTATTGTCAGATTCCTCCACTTTATGTGGAGAGCATGCTGCAtgcattagatttttttttttctttttccaactTTCTTTCCATCATTATCAAAAGCTCTTAGATTCCGCCACTTTTTCCACCACAATGTGAACAAAATGATTTATCCCTttgatatttcttttaaaagaacataaaagataaagatgGTGAGTTCTACTactgagataaaaaaaatgcatctCATCCTCTTTCTAATTCCCTTAAAACACTTGGAATCACATGGATTGATAATAACAATGAATCGAAATGAATCGACAGATCATAAATGAAGTCTTTATAGGATATTGGAATCAAAGTCTGCAGAAAAGGAAACAATGCTTATCAAGAAGAATTTGGAATATCAGTAATGATATAGTACAGTAATACAGTATGGATGCTTGTTTTGCCACACAACATGATTATTCCAGAACACGATGTACTCAAATTTGTTATGAAGATAAGAATATATGcagcaaaattattaaataacttattacGGCTATGAGCATTATGTCAACAAAAGGCCATGTTTGCATTGCATCAAATAACCTTTAGATGGTAGCCGTTAGTATATGTTAAGTGTGACAGCAACATAATATAAGAATCATTCGAAGCATAtctttaataacaataaaataagattagaGTTATCGATAAGATATTGTTGGCCATTGCTATAAAAAATCAGTGTGCAGAAAGTGAAAGcagcaaattaaaaagtagATTATTTCTCCGTTCACATGCTTCCATGCTTTTATTTGTCCTGGCTTATTATAAACGCTGACCCATTTTATCTCCTTGACTTCAATCACTTCAAAAACGTAAGATGTTATAAACTAATCCCATATATTCAGCTGGATCAGCACTCATTGGCTGAAAATGCAGGCCCGCAAAATACTCGTTTCCCCATTTGATTGGTccaaaaataaacataaaaagtGATACTCCTtatttgggggggggggggggggggcggggggggggggggtgggtgTTGGTTGTTGGAAGTCTACATGGGTCCTTCAATCTAAATCTAAAAGATTGAAGGTGCACTTAACCTAATACTAAATCCTAGCAGAAGTCTATATGTGGCATAAGCCACCTGAATTACATCAACAATTGGAGTGATGCTGATCGCTACATGCCCTAAAAGTTCTAAATACAAGCCAAAAACCAAACTATTCACTGCGTGCAGTCATTAACATGGGTCCTTCAATCTAAATctaaaagattaataaaaggttcaaaagaaaatatacacTGAGAGAACAATGGATCTAACTCACTGGGTCCACAGAAAAAGCACTTGTTCGATCAACTTTTTGGTTAGTGTATATGTGAGTTTATAAAGTGAAAGATTATAACGTGAAAGAAAGGACAGCACCTATAGATAGAGATTGATGATTTGCTAGCTAAGGGTTAAAGGGACCGTATTTACCATCTCTTGAATATAACCTCAGCTAGGGGACTACAAACACCATAAGGAATCTCTTTTGACAAACATTGGAGAGTAATAAAGTGGGTTGTTGGAAGCTCCAATCAAAAGCAGAAAATGGGATATCATAAGAAAATAGAGATAAGGTGATAAAAgatgattaaataattaatgatgagCAATTAAGCATACCAGTCTTAAAGCCTCTCTAACAACCTTGAAGGAAAagtaagtaataataatattatccaACTCTTCTTTGATGACAGTTCAGCAATCAAGCTTAAGTCTATTAAGCAATAATTATAGAAGAGATTAAGTACAAAAGACATCACCTAACCAAGTCATCCAAAAAAAAGCCAGGTGTGTTGACAGAAACAGTGCATTAAGCAAACgctaacaaaattaaattgtatataAAAAAGACCAGGCAGGTTAAAGAAATGTAATGTAAAAAAGAGAAgccttttttatttcattgagATACCACGGTTACACAAAATTACAATGGCGAATTTGCCAAAAGGCTAtttcaatcatattatatatatatatatataactgatTCATAAGACTTATGTAATGTCATCGAATATCTTTCTGCTTTTTATCCAATTAATCTTTCCAGTACAGCAAGAAAGAAAACAGACTAATACAAGAACTCAGTTTGGTAAACTACCCGGATCTAATTCTCTTCTGACTAGCTTTTCCTTCGGATTTTAATGTGGCAGCCGATTCCCCTTCCGATGAAGCCTCCATTGACCTTGTGAAAGAGTTTGAGAGATCAGCATAGAGATTGACAACCCTTCTGATGTTGTTGTTAAGCTCTTTGATCAAACCAACATTTCGCGTCAAGTTATCAGGGACCTTTGACTCATGGTTTTGATTAATCTCATTGATTAGCAACCTGTTTTGATCTAAAATATCTTGAACTTGTCCAAAActcttttgaaatatttgcaAGATTTTATCATCCACCTGTGCATCATAGCCGGCGCTTGAAAATATATCCCCTTCCATTTCAAGTTTACTTCTTCTCAATAAACAGCAGACTTATTCCTGCACCAAAGACTCAAAGTTAGTATAAGCAAAGCCAATTGAGGGGGAAAGTAAATTGGTCGGTTCCCATGACTTTATCTTATCTGTAGTTACACTTCTTataataaaactcaaaatgaaAACTTCACAAGCCACACATCATTCAGCATGCATTTTGttgctgaaaaagaaattaaaaaaaaaatactttcagATCTTTATACAACATTATTATGCAAAAATAGTGATTAAGTCCCTCCACCAATTGAGTGTAAACCAAGAATTTGACTTCAATGAAGTCATGAGTCCCTATTTCCTATGCTTTTCCTATATTTCCTCAGGAACCAAACAGAGAATTGGCAGAATTGCATAAGAAACAACAAAGAAGCAGAAGAACACAAACACGGAATTGTTCTGTCTCGTATAAGCAGACTCTTTTCCCAGAAAAGaaatctttttcctttttaatgcttgaaaattaaattcacaGTTGGGATTTTTGGGAAACAACAAAAGTATATTAAGGGTGACCAGAAactaagaaaatgtttttctgTTGCAGAAAACAATGAGTTTCAACAGAAAAACAATGAGTTCTGAATCGATATATCAATGAAGGAGATCCGTGTCATCTCTCAAAGTGAAAAAGCATCAAcgattttccaaaaaaataaaaataaataaattacataaacaAACACGACCAATGCATTGAACTGACCAGAACCAAAATCTTAACGAAAACTAAGGATGAACAGCGCCCAAATACCCAAAACTGCAAAACTGATCGTGTGGATGATACAATTCTTTCAAGTGGAATTGAGGGAAGACTATTGGTAAAATCACTCCACCTATGCGTTAAGTACAGATTTTATTGTATAAAGATTCGCGCGCTCAGGAAGAAAAGAAGTGCATTTAGAATCACTTTAAGAGAACTCCCTGCAAATTCCAAATATGACACGGTTAggtcaaattcaaataaaactgGCTTGTCAGCGTTATCGTTTCAAGGCTTTTAGCCATCAATATCAGGTTATGTATATTAGGAAGGTACATCTAATGCATGGTAATAAGCAATGGCAAACGACAAAAGGCCaagaattcaaaatcaaacccAGCTGTCCCGATAATGAAATCAACACACAGACATAAATTCGTAGTCATGCAAAGGTCTCATTAAAACAATACGAAAACTACTTTTGTGGTCCGGAAATTTGTGCTTTCCTGAAAATTTAATACCATCGCCGAAATAAACAGAATCTAAAACTAAAGTCTATCGAATGaaatagatgtaaataaaaaataataataaaaaaaaaacttaaatgtaAACGAGCGGAAATTACgagataaatttcaaaacatgCATACCTGCGAGTGAGAACACAGCTGGTTTTCCATTTGAATTTCTGCACAAACCCAAGTGGAACGGTTATTGATTTGTTTATCACTTTGTCAACACAATtcaattagtattttatttttttggtcaaTAATTAACTTCTTTAATAAAGAATTCAGCGTTTAATTACATTACATGAATACGTACAAATCAGTGCAGATctacagtaaattaaaaaaaataaattaaagaaaacagGCGagctctgtgtgtgtgtgggggatggaagaaagaaaatacgAGGAATGAATATGATGAAGCATAAAGGGAGAAAGATACgaacaagaaaaatttattgaaggGTTTTTATCATTGACATCCCTTGATTTTATCGTATTATCACtttagattttctttttttttttaaatcattttttctggtaataagtaattaagtagtgatttttcttaaaatatatatatatatatataagggaatggtttttttaattaatttaataattttttactttaaaaagtGATATTTTTTTTGCCTAATCCAATTaaatatgagtaatgatatagtcataaattcttgtacaaattgatgtggcgttaattcattagtttaattaaatatttattgacccatataatttatttatattattttatatttttattcaaccaatgaattaataccacatcaatttatataagataaatttatacaaaaatttataattatataatcactcattaaatattataatattaacgGTGAATTAATATAGTAGAGAAGTATTTATCTATTAAATAAAGCATACCATACAAGTGAAATGAAAATACCATAAGCCTTAGGGGAGGTGAGTGATAAATTTCGGTTTCTTctagaaagaataaaaagacaaTGCAAGAAAAATTACCCAAGCAGGGAGATACGATGATTATTTCAATGTTAACAAAATAAGGGAGGACAAAATTTTTGGCAGTTCAAAGTTTTGTAtatggttttttatttttatttttctttatgttttaaagattatttcagagttaaaaaaaaaaagtaattaatacgAATCTAAAAGTTGtcgttttataattttttttaaaagaaagtgTGCAGCGCgttttttcatgttttattaGTAGCTTTTTCCGCGAGAATGTCAACCGAACACGTTTTTCCCATCAATATTTCCCCTAAAAAAGAAACGGCCCTCCATTTTCCTGGAAAAAAACCCAACACAATTTTCCAGCCGTCCAAAGGGTTAGCGAGACTTGAAACGCACGGTTTCCACTCTCCcccaatttaattcaatcatgACCTGAACATCATCCTTTATTAATGGAGTTTGAATCTTAAAGACTTTTGATAGATTATGCAAAATGGAAAGAAAACGAAGTGACGGACGAATCAAAATACTGAAAATTGATGAGGTATATAAATttgaatgcatattatggGCATAATAATAAGGGTCAAACAAAGAACCAAATCACCTTTAGTTTATGGTAGTCATGGTACGTCAAGATCGAAAGCAACATGATATAAGCAtctttaattaacaaataaaataagactAAAGTCGTCGTGGAGGTCTCTTGTTGGGTTATTGCTAAGCAAATCCGCATGCAGAAGGTGCTGTGGCCtgcttattaattaaatattattaattaaataaaaggcgGATTTATCTCTCTGTTCAACATGTTCTCGATCTCTCATTTGTCCTTGACTTCATAATCGCTTTAAACAAAGTAGATGATGAAAAgcttatttcatttattccGCATTAATACGCACCGTTTGATCGGTCCAAGAAATAAAAGGTGATAAAAAAGATGCCGATTGGGTTACATCAATAATTGGACTATGCATGgctcaaaaaagaaaaataaaaaataaaaataattgtggaGCTATGCATGCTATTTGCTATGCATATATATAAGACACCCCtatgttcaaaatataagCCAAAAACCAGCTACTCGCGCTGCAATCAATCACATGGGTCTTGCCACTAATGCCATAGTCTAATGGTAGGTTGGTGTCTGATTCGAGTCTTTATATATGGATTGGAAACtcgtaattaatttttctcccataaaatatgagtaacataatatatttttaaaaaatattaatgaaagtaaatatCTCTCTAAATGTAGAGTAAGTAAGTTTTCCAACTGGTCTTGGTAGAGCTTTTAACTGTTCTACAATTATGTAGATTCAGATTCCAAATGAACCTTAAATTGCAATATCCATGGGGTTTAAAAAATaggaaagaaaatcaaatggGTCCTTCCTCCTATTAAATCTAAAACTCTAATGAATGGCTCAAAGAAAGACGAGACAATGAGAAGGAAATGAACCTAACTCACCGGGTCCACCGAAAAAAGCACTTGTTCAATCAACTTTGTTGGTTTGTGCATTTATGAGTTTTATGAAAAGATAGCGATCGATAAATTGCTATCTCATGGTTAAAAGAATAGTATATGCAACGCCAAAGGGAatctcttttgaaaaaaacatTGGAAAGGAATAAAGTGGGTTGTTCAAAAGTTGCAATCAAAAGCAAGATCATGGGATGTGGGATATGATATCATAAGAAAAATGGAGATAAGGCGATCAAAAAgatgattgatgatgatgagcatATTAGACTTCTTAGTTTCTATTGATGACAGTTCAGCAATCAAGGGTTAATTAACTCTTTTGGGCAATAATTAAAGACGAGATGAAGTACACATGACATAACTTAACAAAGTCATCAACACACAAAAGCCAAGTACATTAGAGAAAGGAACAGAGGGCACCAACCAAGCTCTAACACTACTAGAACAAGAGAGAATTACAATAGTGAATCTTTGCCAAAAGGCTATCTCAATCATTCTAcataaaattgattgattcaTTAGGCTTAATGCAA
This window contains:
- the LOC102630183 gene encoding uncharacterized protein At2g37660, chloroplastic isoform X2; its protein translation is MAGTAFPSTLVIQTSHISFTSQKKSFELANPSSLIFNFEKKVLFRCSAKKKISFVDQILDYIEGGPKLRKWYGAPDLLPKDGSNEEDEEKEDEFPEEARDAVLVTDGDSDIGQMVILSLIVKRTRIKALVKDKRNAMESFGTYVEEGFISNAGSLKGVQHVILLSQLSVYRGSGGIQALMKGNARKLAEQDESMLMASGVPYTIIRTGVLQNTPGGKQGFQFEEGCAANGSLSKEDAAFICVEALESIPQIGLIFEVVNGEEKVSDWKKCFSRLMEKTGK
- the LOC102630183 gene encoding uncharacterized protein LOC102630183 isoform X1, producing the protein MAGTAFPSTLVIQTSHISFTSQKKSFELANPSSLIFNFEKKVLFRCSAKKKISFVDQILDYIEGGPKLRKWYGAPDLLPKDGSNEEDEEKEDEFPEEARDAVLVTDGDSDIGQMVILSLIVKRTRIKALVKDKRNAMESFGTYVESMAGDASNKKFLKTALRGVRSIICPSEGFISNAGSLKGVQHVILLSQLSVYRGSGGIQALMKGNARKLAEQDESMLMASGVPYTIIRTGVLQNTPGGKQGFQFEEGCAANGSLSKEDAAFICVEALESIPQIGLIFEVVNGEEKVSDWKKCFSRLMEKTGK
- the LOC102629421 gene encoding protein ELF4-LIKE 4 — translated: MEGDIFSSAGYDAQVDDKILQIFQKSFGQVQDILDQNRLLINEINQNHESKVPDNLTRNVGLIKELNNNIRRVVNLYADLSNSFTRSMEASSEGESAATLKSEGKASQKRIRSG